One window of Pseudomonas sp. FP198 genomic DNA carries:
- a CDS encoding SDR family oxidoreductase: MSMTFSGQVAVVTGAAAGIGRATAQAFAAQGLKVVAADLDVAGGEGTVQLIRDAGGEAVFVRCDVTVESDVQRLMDQVISAYGRLDYAFNNAGIEIEKGKLADGTLDEFDAIMGVNVKGVWLCMKYQLPLLLAQGGGAIVNTASVAGLGAAPKMSIYAASKHAVIGLTKSAAIEYAKKKIRVNAVCPAVIDTDMFRRAYEADPKKGEFANAMHPVGRIGKVEEIASAVLYLCSDGAAFTTGHSLAVDGGVTAF; this comes from the coding sequence ATGAGCATGACGTTTTCCGGACAGGTTGCCGTGGTCACGGGCGCGGCGGCAGGCATTGGCCGGGCCACCGCCCAGGCGTTCGCGGCGCAAGGCCTGAAAGTGGTCGCGGCGGACCTGGACGTGGCGGGCGGCGAGGGTACGGTGCAGTTGATTCGCGATGCCGGTGGCGAGGCGGTTTTCGTGCGCTGTGACGTGACCGTGGAAAGCGATGTGCAACGTCTGATGGACCAGGTGATCAGTGCCTACGGTCGCCTGGATTACGCGTTCAACAACGCCGGCATCGAGATCGAGAAGGGCAAGCTGGCCGATGGCACGCTGGACGAGTTCGACGCGATCATGGGGGTCAACGTCAAAGGCGTCTGGCTGTGCATGAAGTATCAATTGCCGTTGCTGCTGGCCCAAGGGGGTGGCGCTATCGTCAATACGGCCTCGGTGGCCGGGCTAGGGGCCGCGCCGAAAATGAGCATCTATGCAGCCTCCAAGCACGCGGTGATCGGGCTGACCAAGTCGGCTGCCATCGAATACGCCAAGAAAAAAATCCGGGTGAACGCGGTCTGCCCGGCGGTCATCGACACCGATATGTTCCGGCGCGCCTACGAGGCGGACCCGAAGAAAGGCGAGTTCGCCAATGCGATGCATCCCGTGGGGCGTATTGGCAAGGTCGAGGAGATCGCCAGCGCGGTGCTGTACCTGTGCAGCGACGGGGCGGCATTCACTACGGGGCATTCACTGGCCGTGGACGGCGGGGTCACGGCGTTCTGA
- the pyrF gene encoding orotidine-5'-phosphate decarboxylase has translation MSACQTPIIVALDFPTRDAALKLADQLDPKLCRVKVGKELFTSCAAEIVGTLRDKGFEVFLDLKFHDIPNTTAMAVKAAAEMGVWMVNVHCSGGLRMMAACREVLDQRSGPKPLLIGVTVLTSMEREDLAGIGLDIEPQEQVLRLAALAQKAGMDGLVCSALEAGALKTAHPSLQLVTPGIRPAGSAQDDQRRILTPRQALDAGSDYLVIGRPISQAADPAKALAAVAAELA, from the coding sequence ATGTCCGCCTGCCAGACGCCTATCATCGTCGCCCTGGATTTCCCTACCCGTGACGCCGCCCTGAAGCTGGCCGACCAGTTGGACCCCAAGCTCTGCCGGGTCAAAGTCGGCAAGGAACTGTTCACCAGTTGTGCTGCGGAAATCGTCGGCACCCTGCGGGACAAGGGCTTCGAGGTCTTCCTCGACCTGAAATTCCACGACATCCCCAACACCACCGCCATGGCCGTCAAGGCCGCTGCGGAGATGGGCGTGTGGATGGTCAACGTGCACTGCTCCGGTGGCCTGCGCATGATGGCGGCGTGCCGGGAAGTGCTGGACCAGCGCAGCGGCCCGAAACCGCTGCTGATCGGCGTGACCGTGCTGACCAGCATGGAGCGTGAGGACCTGGCGGGAATCGGCCTGGACATCGAGCCCCAGGAGCAGGTGTTGCGTCTGGCGGCGCTGGCGCAGAAGGCCGGTATGGACGGTCTGGTCTGTTCGGCCCTGGAAGCTGGCGCCCTGAAGACGGCCCACCCGTCGCTGCAACTGGTGACCCCGGGGATTCGTCCAGCGGGCAGCGCCCAGGACGACCAGCGTCGTATCCTGACTCCGCGCCAGGCACTGGATGCCGGTTCTGACTATCTGGTGATCGGCCGTCCGATCAGCCAGGCCGCCGATCCGGCCAAGGCCTTGGCGGCGGTGGCGGCCGAGCTGGCCTGA
- a CDS encoding NADP-dependent oxidoreductase: MTAQINRQFLLAKRPVGAATRETFTYQQVPVGEPAAGQILVKNEYLSLDPAMRGWMNEGKSYIPPVGIGEVMRALGVGQVVASNNPGFAVGDYVNGALGVQDYFLGEPRGFYKVDPKLAPLPRYLSALGMTGMTAYFALLDVGAPKAGETVVLSGAAGAVGSIAGQIAKIKGCRVVGIAGGADKCRFLIDELGFDGAIDYKSEDVHAGLKRECPKGVDVYFDNVGGDILDAVLSRLNMKARVVICGAISQYNNKEAVKGPANYLSLLVNRARMEGFVVMDYAAQFAAAGQEMAGWMAKGQLKSKEDIVEGLETFPETLTKLFSGENFGKLVLKV; this comes from the coding sequence ATGACTGCTCAGATCAATCGCCAGTTCCTGCTCGCCAAACGCCCGGTAGGCGCCGCGACCCGCGAGACGTTCACTTATCAGCAAGTGCCAGTCGGCGAACCGGCAGCCGGTCAGATCCTGGTGAAGAACGAATACCTGTCTCTGGACCCGGCCATGCGTGGCTGGATGAACGAGGGTAAGTCCTATATCCCGCCGGTCGGCATCGGTGAAGTCATGCGGGCCTTGGGCGTAGGCCAGGTGGTCGCGTCGAACAATCCGGGCTTTGCGGTCGGGGACTACGTCAACGGTGCATTGGGCGTGCAGGATTATTTCCTCGGCGAGCCACGAGGTTTCTACAAGGTAGATCCGAAACTGGCGCCGCTGCCACGTTATTTGTCCGCGCTGGGCATGACCGGCATGACCGCCTATTTCGCCCTGCTGGATGTCGGCGCCCCCAAGGCCGGCGAAACCGTAGTGCTCTCGGGAGCCGCCGGGGCGGTGGGCAGCATCGCCGGGCAGATCGCCAAGATCAAAGGCTGCCGCGTGGTCGGCATTGCCGGCGGTGCCGATAAATGCCGGTTTCTCATTGATGAGCTGGGCTTTGACGGCGCCATCGACTACAAGAGCGAAGACGTCCACGCCGGCCTCAAGCGCGAATGCCCGAAAGGCGTGGATGTGTATTTCGACAACGTCGGCGGCGACATCCTCGATGCGGTGCTCAGCCGCCTGAACATGAAGGCCCGCGTGGTGATTTGCGGTGCGATCAGCCAATACAACAACAAGGAAGCGGTGAAAGGACCGGCCAACTACCTGTCGCTACTGGTCAATCGCGCACGCATGGAAGGCTTCGTGGTCATGGACTACGCCGCGCAATTTGCCGCCGCCGGGCAGGAAATGGCCGGCTGGATGGCCAAGGGGCAGCTCAAGAGCAAGGAAGACATCGTCGAAGGGCTGGAGACCTTTCCCGAGACGCTGACCAAACTGTTCAGCGGGGAGAACTTCGGGAAGTTGGTGTTGAAGGTCTGA
- a CDS encoding PLP-dependent aminotransferase family protein, with protein sequence MELRIDRQALVPVVQQIVDALASGIRQGAVPPGARLPSIRRLARENLLSQASVHEACQRLVAQGVLASRHGSGFLVASGPLGWHEPVDQCWPPGISYQHAALGDGSPGALELGGGGLPESWRESDDLGYAIRQVTRTDMAGLFNYSTPMGLPALREQLSRRLKQFDIDADENLILTTTGVSHGLDLVVRTLLLPGSCVVVESPGYSKLFDLLRLHGINMIELPRTPHGPDIAALECLLATHRPNALFINSACHNPTGSNLSLAVAQRLLELAKEHAMLVIEDDVYADFQGSTLVRLAALDADVIYLGSFSKTLSSSLRVGFVVAGPCVIARLSEVKGITSMGGSRFSEAVLTHLLANGAYRKLVQRQRQRLNADMAMTLQLLDEADWEIFGKPAGGLFIWARPPICDYGRLQRLARYSGIQLSSRTAFSPSGTDTDWLRINVAHARDPKALAFFHATALDRPQVF encoded by the coding sequence ATGGAGTTGAGAATCGACCGGCAGGCCCTGGTGCCCGTCGTGCAGCAAATTGTCGACGCGCTGGCCAGCGGGATCCGCCAGGGTGCGGTGCCGCCAGGGGCCCGTCTGCCATCGATCCGGCGGCTCGCGCGGGAAAACCTGCTAAGCCAGGCGAGTGTCCACGAAGCCTGCCAGCGGCTGGTGGCCCAGGGGGTGCTGGCCTCTCGTCATGGCTCAGGTTTTCTGGTCGCCTCAGGCCCTTTGGGATGGCATGAGCCGGTCGATCAATGTTGGCCGCCGGGCATTTCTTATCAGCACGCGGCGTTGGGGGACGGTTCGCCAGGGGCTCTGGAACTGGGGGGCGGCGGGTTGCCCGAGAGCTGGCGTGAAAGCGACGACCTTGGTTATGCGATCCGCCAGGTTACCCGCACCGATATGGCGGGGTTGTTCAACTATAGCACGCCGATGGGGCTGCCGGCCTTGCGCGAGCAATTGTCCAGGCGCCTGAAACAGTTCGATATCGATGCCGATGAAAACCTGATCCTGACCACGACGGGGGTAAGCCACGGGCTGGACCTGGTCGTGCGTACACTTCTGCTGCCAGGGAGCTGCGTCGTGGTGGAAAGCCCGGGTTATTCGAAACTGTTCGACCTGCTCAGGCTGCATGGGATCAACATGATCGAGCTGCCCAGGACGCCCCACGGCCCGGACATCGCTGCGCTCGAATGTCTCTTGGCGACGCATCGCCCCAACGCCCTGTTCATCAACAGTGCCTGCCACAACCCGACCGGCAGCAATCTGTCCCTGGCTGTCGCCCAGCGGTTGCTTGAGTTGGCGAAAGAGCACGCCATGCTGGTTATCGAGGACGATGTCTATGCCGATTTCCAGGGTTCGACGCTAGTCCGCCTGGCCGCTCTGGATGCTGATGTGATCTACCTCGGCAGTTTCTCGAAAACCCTCAGCAGTTCGTTGCGAGTCGGCTTCGTGGTGGCCGGGCCCTGCGTTATCGCGCGATTGAGCGAGGTCAAGGGAATAACCAGCATGGGCGGGTCGCGATTCTCTGAAGCGGTACTGACCCATCTGTTGGCCAACGGTGCCTACCGAAAACTGGTCCAGCGCCAGCGGCAGCGGCTGAATGCCGATATGGCCATGACGTTGCAGTTGCTCGACGAGGCCGACTGGGAAATTTTTGGCAAACCGGCAGGGGGGCTGTTCATTTGGGCGCGCCCGCCCATTTGCGACTACGGCAGGTTGCAGCGTCTGGCCAGGTACTCCGGCATCCAGTTGTCCTCGCGTACGGCGTTCAGTCCTTCAGGCACCGACACTGACTGGTTGCGGATCAACGTGGCCCATGCCCGAGATCCCAAGGCGCTGGCGTTTTTCCATGCCACGGCTCTGGATCGACCTCAAGTGTTCTGA
- a CDS encoding PA2817 family protein yields MSNVVADHLVLLDHLRSILVAVGEAEQVPEESHALFLERFDELRAQLPVDPIESQYLGQDLLCQVIVRYPQIAHLVPRDLLWYFGGDCLHYMPDEEIALYQALEERRFEAEQNDEPFDWNQEKQLLAMSDQDSKH; encoded by the coding sequence GTGTCCAACGTCGTTGCCGATCACCTCGTCTTGCTTGACCACTTGCGCAGCATCCTGGTCGCCGTGGGTGAGGCCGAACAGGTTCCTGAAGAAAGCCATGCGCTGTTCCTGGAGCGCTTTGACGAATTGCGCGCGCAGCTGCCAGTCGACCCGATCGAAAGCCAGTACCTGGGCCAGGACCTGCTGTGCCAGGTGATCGTGCGTTATCCACAGATCGCCCACCTGGTGCCTCGTGACCTGCTGTGGTATTTCGGCGGCGATTGCCTGCACTACATGCCCGACGAAGAGATCGCCCTGTACCAGGCCCTCGAGGAACGTCGTTTCGAAGCCGAGCAAAACGACGAGCCGTTCGACTGGAACCAGGAAAAACAATTGCTGGCCATGTCGGATCAGGACAGCAAGCACTGA
- a CDS encoding acyl-CoA dehydrogenase, with protein sequence MLLLWILVLVVGIAWLAHRRTAPLPALGIVAVYLLAMGIFSHAPGWLLLVLWLVLAAVAAPLLLPDLRRRYFSAPMFDWFQKTLPPMSETERDAIDAGTVWWDGELFSGRPDWNMLLAYPKVKLTEEEQAFLDGPAEELCAMVSDWQIGQAMDLPPEAWAHIKEHGFFALIIPKEYGGKGFSAYAHSQVAMKLATRSGDLASTVMVPNSLGPAELLLHYGTDEQRNHYLPRLARGDDIPCFALTGPLAGSDAGAMPDTGIICKGEWHGQETIGLRLNWEKRYITLGPVATLLGLAFKAYDPDHLLGEEEDLGISLALIPTDTPGVNIGRRHLPLGAAFMNGPNWGKDVFIPLDCLIGGQAMLGKGWMMLMNCLSVGRSISLPAVGTGAAKLTSLVTGQYTQVREQFNVPLSAFEGIQEAMARIGGNAWLMDAARMLTANAVDLGEKPSVLSAILKYHLTERGRECISHAMDVHGGKGIIMGPNNYLGRSWQGAPIFITVEGANILSRNLMIFGQGAIRCHPFVLKEMALATREDKDQALVEFDGLLLKHIGFAIGNAASTLVLNLGLGHFDNVPGNALSQGYFRALNRQAAAFALLADLSMMLLGGELKRRERLSARLGDVLSNLYLASAALKRYHDLDSPDHMAPLFRWAMEESLGQSERALDELLVNFPNRLLGGLLRVVVFPFGRRHKGPSDRLDAEVAAVIGRAKGDPTLEELLQGCYRPQSEEDPVGALQHAADLLAAAQPLHKKLHGALKQGQLNPAPGEHVIDAALEAGVLQAAEAQTLRAAEAARRKVIDVDDFDKEELTLAEAKVR encoded by the coding sequence ATGCTGTTGTTGTGGATACTGGTTCTGGTCGTCGGGATAGCCTGGCTGGCGCACCGCCGCACCGCCCCGCTGCCAGCGCTGGGCATCGTTGCGGTCTACCTGTTGGCGATGGGGATCTTCAGCCACGCGCCCGGATGGCTGCTGCTTGTCCTATGGCTGGTACTTGCCGCCGTTGCAGCCCCGCTGTTGCTACCTGACCTGCGCCGCAGATATTTCAGCGCGCCGATGTTCGACTGGTTCCAGAAAACCTTGCCACCGATGTCCGAGACCGAGCGCGATGCCATTGACGCTGGCACGGTGTGGTGGGACGGGGAATTATTCAGCGGCCGGCCGGACTGGAACATGCTGCTGGCCTACCCCAAGGTGAAACTGACGGAAGAAGAGCAGGCATTTCTTGACGGCCCTGCCGAAGAACTCTGCGCGATGGTCAGCGACTGGCAGATCGGCCAGGCCATGGACCTGCCGCCCGAAGCCTGGGCCCATATCAAGGAACATGGTTTCTTCGCCCTGATCATTCCGAAGGAATACGGCGGCAAGGGATTTTCCGCCTATGCCCACTCCCAGGTGGCGATGAAACTGGCCACCCGCAGTGGCGACCTGGCATCCACCGTGATGGTCCCCAACTCCCTCGGCCCGGCGGAACTGCTGCTGCACTACGGCACCGATGAACAACGCAACCATTATCTGCCTCGACTGGCCCGGGGCGACGATATTCCCTGCTTCGCCCTGACCGGGCCGCTGGCCGGCTCCGATGCAGGGGCGATGCCCGACACCGGGATCATTTGCAAAGGCGAATGGCACGGCCAGGAAACCATCGGCCTGCGCTTGAACTGGGAAAAACGCTACATCACCCTCGGCCCCGTCGCCACCCTCCTCGGCCTGGCCTTCAAAGCCTATGATCCCGACCACCTGCTGGGTGAAGAAGAGGACCTGGGGATCAGCCTGGCGCTGATCCCCACGGATACGCCCGGGGTCAATATCGGCCGCCGTCACCTGCCTCTTGGCGCCGCCTTCATGAACGGACCGAACTGGGGCAAGGACGTGTTCATCCCGCTGGACTGCCTCATCGGCGGCCAGGCCATGCTCGGCAAGGGCTGGATGATGCTGATGAATTGCCTGTCGGTCGGGCGCTCGATTTCCCTGCCGGCGGTAGGGACCGGCGCGGCGAAGCTCACCAGCCTGGTCACCGGGCAGTACACCCAGGTAAGGGAACAATTCAACGTGCCGTTGTCCGCCTTCGAGGGCATCCAGGAAGCCATGGCCCGCATCGGCGGCAATGCCTGGTTGATGGACGCGGCACGCATGCTGACCGCCAACGCGGTGGACCTCGGCGAAAAGCCTTCGGTACTCTCGGCCATCCTCAAGTACCACCTGACCGAGCGCGGCCGCGAGTGCATCAGCCACGCCATGGACGTGCACGGCGGCAAGGGCATCATCATGGGGCCGAACAACTACCTGGGCCGCAGTTGGCAAGGCGCGCCGATCTTCATCACGGTCGAAGGCGCAAATATCCTCTCGCGCAACCTGATGATCTTCGGCCAGGGGGCGATTCGCTGCCATCCGTTCGTATTGAAGGAAATGGCCCTGGCAACCCGAGAAGACAAAGACCAGGCATTGGTCGAATTCGACGGGTTGCTGCTCAAGCACATCGGTTTTGCCATCGGCAACGCCGCCAGCACCCTGGTCCTGAACCTCGGCCTGGGGCATTTCGACAACGTGCCGGGCAACGCCCTGAGCCAAGGGTATTTCCGTGCTCTCAACCGGCAGGCGGCAGCCTTCGCCCTGCTGGCGGACCTGAGCATGATGCTGCTGGGTGGCGAACTCAAACGTCGCGAACGCCTGTCGGCACGCCTGGGCGATGTATTGAGCAACCTTTACCTGGCCTCGGCGGCGCTCAAGCGCTATCACGACCTTGATTCGCCAGACCATATGGCGCCGCTGTTTCGCTGGGCCATGGAGGAAAGCCTGGGTCAATCGGAGCGGGCACTGGACGAACTGCTGGTCAACTTCCCGAATCGGCTACTGGGCGGCCTGTTGCGAGTGGTGGTGTTTCCTTTCGGCCGCCGTCACAAGGGACCGAGCGACAGGCTGGACGCCGAGGTGGCTGCCGTTATCGGCCGCGCCAAGGGCGATCCTACTCTGGAAGAGCTGCTCCAAGGCTGTTATCGCCCGCAGTCGGAAGAGGACCCGGTGGGTGCGCTGCAACATGCCGCTGACCTGCTGGCCGCCGCTCAACCGCTCCACAAAAAGCTCCATGGAGCGCTCAAGCAGGGTCAACTCAACCCCGCGCCAGGCGAACACGTCATTGATGCGGCCCTGGAAGCGGGGGTCCTGCAAGCCGCTGAGGCACAGACCCTGCGCGCAGCCGAAGCGGCACGCCGCAAGGTCATCGATGTCGATGATTTCGACAAGGAGGAACTGACGCTCGCCGAGGCCAAGGTCCGGTGA
- a CDS encoding methyl-accepting chemotaxis protein has translation MLAMQQMAAGLSSIVSGLQAGIEQLASSAQSLSSVTEQTNLEVSSQKEETEQVATAMNQMTATVHDVARNAEEAAQAAQTADDKVESGQRVVRQSMARIEQLADSATSASTSIESLSAEIQNIGTVLSVIKSVAEQTNLLALNAAIEAARAGEQGRGFAVVADEVRALAKRTQQSTEEIERLVSALRSAAQTSVQQIQSSGELVKMAVSDALQTESALGSIAAAVSLIQQMNQQIAAAAEQQSSVAEEINRSVTSIRASADQSSMAMQGNAASSIELAQLGSELKGMVGHFRL, from the coding sequence ATGCTGGCCATGCAGCAGATGGCGGCCGGCTTGAGCAGCATCGTCAGCGGTTTGCAGGCCGGCATCGAGCAATTGGCCAGCTCGGCACAGTCGCTGTCTTCCGTGACCGAGCAGACCAACCTTGAAGTCAGCAGCCAGAAGGAGGAAACCGAGCAGGTGGCCACGGCCATGAACCAGATGACCGCCACCGTGCATGACGTGGCGCGCAACGCCGAAGAGGCCGCGCAAGCAGCCCAGACCGCCGACGATAAGGTTGAAAGTGGCCAGCGGGTGGTGCGCCAGAGCATGGCGCGTATTGAACAACTGGCTGATTCGGCCACGTCGGCCAGCACCAGCATCGAAAGTCTCAGCGCCGAGATACAGAACATCGGCACGGTACTGAGCGTGATCAAGAGCGTCGCCGAACAAACCAACCTGCTGGCGCTCAACGCCGCTATCGAGGCGGCCAGGGCGGGCGAGCAGGGCAGGGGTTTTGCCGTGGTAGCCGATGAGGTGCGAGCCCTGGCCAAGCGTACGCAACAGTCCACCGAAGAAATCGAGCGATTGGTCAGCGCCCTGCGCTCGGCCGCCCAGACGTCCGTACAACAGATCCAGAGTAGCGGCGAATTGGTGAAAATGGCCGTCAGCGATGCGCTGCAGACCGAAAGCGCATTGGGCAGCATCGCGGCGGCGGTGTCGTTGATTCAGCAAATGAACCAGCAAATCGCGGCGGCGGCCGAGCAACAGAGCTCGGTGGCTGAAGAGATCAACCGCAGTGTTACCAGTATCCGTGCCAGCGCCGATCAATCGTCCATGGCCATGCAGGGCAATGCCGCTTCAAGCATTGAGCTGGCACAGCTGGGGAGCGAGTTGAAGGGGATGGTGGGGCATTTCAGGTTGTGA